From Psychrobacillus sp. FSL K6-2836, a single genomic window includes:
- a CDS encoding transcriptional regulator, whose amino-acid sequence MLTRIAVLGSATFIERLRSFEHELSSTRLDYYTYNIPSDAKDIVPTIKPCDAVFFSGSFPFTYARDSIAKLPIPTFYLKQDESAITNTLLSLSLTNPTAVHKLSIDLVHPEGVKNVLEDIGLTDQTPFLMKIDTSFDLEEIVAFHTGLQQKDATLLAITSIHAVYQRLRDNGFSVIRMIDPKSSIIKAIEDTKSLALLFKSQSAKIAVGYIQTNKELSISEEKVKQIAASIQANTVKEADNLYSLFSTQGDVQEALNNNLITSWMNSSPTVKIAFGYGKTVLEATQNARDALSYATDNTAYLLTDSKELLGPYPYSNKQVRLKNVEPQLVQIAKETTLSPANLSKVIQFSRSRKSTEFTAYDLEVYLQVSRRTTERILKKLADHGYAQIIGEEMTYQQGRPRAIYELNFPTYN is encoded by the coding sequence ATGTTAACACGTATAGCTGTATTAGGATCGGCCACTTTCATCGAACGCTTAAGAAGTTTTGAACATGAACTTTCATCCACTCGATTGGATTATTATACATATAATATACCTTCTGATGCAAAGGATATAGTACCAACGATAAAACCATGTGATGCAGTATTTTTTTCAGGTTCATTTCCATTTACCTATGCAAGAGACTCAATCGCAAAACTACCTATTCCAACTTTTTATCTGAAACAAGATGAAAGCGCTATCACGAATACTCTACTTTCACTTAGTCTTACTAACCCAACCGCCGTACATAAACTATCCATTGATCTAGTCCATCCAGAGGGCGTAAAAAATGTTTTGGAGGATATCGGGTTAACTGATCAAACACCATTTTTAATGAAAATTGATACCTCTTTCGATCTGGAAGAAATAGTTGCATTCCATACAGGTTTACAACAGAAAGACGCCACTTTGCTAGCGATTACTAGTATTCATGCAGTGTATCAAAGATTGCGAGACAATGGTTTTTCTGTCATTCGAATGATTGATCCGAAAAGCTCCATTATTAAGGCAATAGAGGATACAAAATCCCTTGCCCTTCTATTCAAAAGTCAGTCTGCTAAAATTGCAGTTGGTTATATCCAAACAAATAAAGAGCTTTCCATATCAGAAGAGAAAGTTAAACAAATTGCAGCCTCTATTCAAGCAAATACCGTAAAAGAAGCCGACAATTTATATAGCTTATTTTCAACTCAAGGTGATGTGCAGGAAGCTTTAAACAATAACTTGATTACTTCTTGGATGAACTCCTCTCCCACGGTTAAAATTGCATTTGGCTATGGAAAAACAGTTTTGGAAGCTACTCAAAATGCAAGGGATGCCTTATCTTATGCAACTGATAATACAGCCTATTTATTAACCGATTCTAAGGAATTGCTTGGGCCATATCCATATAGTAATAAGCAAGTGCGTTTAAAAAATGTTGAACCACAGTTAGTGCAAATTGCGAAAGAGACTACATTAAGTCCAGCGAACTTATCTAAGGTCATACAGTTTAGTCGTTCTAGAAAGTCCACAGAGTTTACTGCATATGACTTAGAAGTCTATTTACAAGTTAGTAGACGTACAACTGAACGAATACTAAAAAAACTAGCAGATCATGGATATGCCCAAATCATAGGGGAAGAAATGACCTATCAGCAAGGTCGCCCACGCGCTATTTATGAGCTGAACTTTCCAACCTACAATTAG
- the nhaC gene encoding Na+/H+ antiporter NhaC — translation MSLIWAIMPLLLMVITMVITIIYLEQGPHIPLIVGTTVAAIVAWKHGFKWSDIEEMMYKGIKLALPAVVIIILVGLIIGAWIGGGVVATMIYYGLKIITPAFFLVAICIICAIVALAIGSSWSTMGTIGVAGMGIGLSMGIPAGMIAGAVISGAYFGDKMSPLSDTTNLAAGLTGTDLFVHIKHMLFTTIPGILIALGVYGFLGNRYKSSNIDQEGINQTISMLDQSFVISPWLLLIPLAVIVLVALKVPAIPALIVGILFGFLSQILIQGGSVAEAVGALQSGYVIDTGNAMVDELFNRGGLDSMMYTVSMTIVAMTFGGILEYSGMLQSIMDQILKFAKTAGSLIASTIVACIATNASCSEQYISIVVPARMFSKTYTKMGLHSKNLSRALEDGGTLTSVFVPWNTCGVFILATLGVGVAEYALFAVLNFIVPIISIIYAMTGFTIQKISEAEKLAILNKETVEV, via the coding sequence ATGTCTTTAATATGGGCGATTATGCCGCTACTACTCATGGTTATTACTATGGTTATTACTATTATATATTTAGAACAGGGACCGCATATTCCATTGATTGTTGGAACAACAGTTGCAGCGATTGTTGCGTGGAAGCATGGATTTAAATGGTCTGATATTGAAGAAATGATGTATAAAGGTATAAAACTAGCATTACCAGCAGTAGTCATTATTATTTTAGTAGGACTAATCATTGGTGCATGGATAGGTGGCGGAGTTGTTGCAACGATGATCTATTATGGTCTAAAAATTATTACTCCTGCTTTCTTCTTAGTGGCTATTTGTATTATTTGTGCAATTGTTGCACTTGCAATCGGCAGTTCTTGGTCAACTATGGGGACAATCGGTGTTGCGGGAATGGGTATTGGACTTAGCATGGGAATTCCAGCTGGAATGATCGCTGGAGCCGTAATTTCAGGTGCATACTTTGGAGATAAGATGTCCCCGTTATCCGATACAACAAACCTTGCAGCAGGACTAACAGGAACAGATCTTTTTGTACATATTAAACATATGTTATTTACGACGATACCAGGAATTCTAATAGCTCTTGGAGTATATGGTTTCCTAGGAAACAGATATAAATCAAGTAATATTGACCAAGAGGGTATCAACCAAACAATATCAATGTTAGATCAAAGCTTTGTCATTTCTCCATGGTTATTGTTAATACCCCTAGCAGTAATTGTCTTAGTAGCACTTAAAGTACCAGCTATACCAGCATTGATTGTTGGAATTTTATTTGGCTTCTTATCTCAAATACTCATCCAAGGTGGAAGCGTTGCAGAGGCAGTTGGAGCTTTGCAAAGTGGATATGTTATCGATACTGGAAATGCAATGGTTGATGAATTATTTAATCGTGGTGGATTAGATTCGATGATGTATACGGTCTCCATGACGATTGTTGCCATGACATTTGGTGGTATATTGGAATACTCTGGAATGCTGCAATCCATTATGGATCAAATTTTAAAGTTTGCTAAAACAGCAGGATCACTTATTGCTTCAACAATTGTTGCGTGTATTGCAACAAATGCATCTTGCTCAGAGCAATATATTTCTATTGTTGTGCCAGCTCGAATGTTTTCAAAAACATATACAAAAATGGGACTACATTCTAAAAATCTATCGCGCGCTTTAGAAGATGGAGGTACACTTACTTCGGTCTTTGTTCCTTGGAATACGTGTGGAGTGTTTATTTTAGCAACATTAGGTGTAGGAGTAGCAGAGTATGCATTATTTGCCGTATTAAACTTTATAGTACCAATTATATCAATTATCTATGCAATGACAGGCTTTACGATTCAAAAAATCTCTGAGGCTGAAAAGCTAGCGATATTAAATAAAGAAACTGTAGAAGTATAA